The Longimicrobium sp. genome contains the following window.
AACCAGTTCCCGCCCATGGCGGCGGGCGCGGGCGAGGGCGAGGACGTGCGCTACCGGGTGAAGCCGATGAACTGCCCGATGCACGCCCTGATCTACAAGGACCAGCTGCGCAGCTACCGCGATCTGCCCATCCGCCTCTCCGAGGTGGCCAACGTCTACCGCAACGAGCGCTCGGGCACGCTGCACGGGCTGCTGCGGGTGCGCGGGCTGTGCATGGACGACGCCCACATCTTCTGCACGCCCGAGCAGATCGAGGACGAGATCTTCCTCTGCCTGGACCAGGTGGACCGGCTGGTGCGGAAGACGTTCGGCTTCGAGCTGGACTTCGAGGTCAGCACGCGCCCCGAGGAGCGGCTGGGGAGCGACGAGACGTGGGACCACGCCGAGGCGGTGCTCGAGCGCGCGCTGGAGCGCAAGGGGATCCCGTTCCGCGTGGACGAGGGCGGCGGAGCGTTCTACGGGCCCAAGATCGACATCAAGTTCCGCGACGCCATCGGCCGGCTGTGGCAGGGACCCACGGTGCAGCTGGACTTCCAGCTTCCCGAGCGCTTCGAGCTGGAGTACACGGGCGCCGACAACCGGCCGCACCGCCCGGTGATGATCCACCGCGCCATCTTCGGCACGCTGGAGCGCTTCACGGGCAACCTCATCGAGCACTTCGCGGGCGCCTTCCCCGTCTGGCTGGCGCCGGTGCAGGTGGTGGTGATCCCCATCGCCGACGACCAGGCCGAGGTCGCGCGGCAGTTCGGCGCCGAGCTGAAGGCGATGGGGATCCGCGCGGAGGTGGACGACCGCAGCCAGACGCTGAACTTCCGCGTGCGCGAGGCCGAGCTGCAGAAGGTGCCGTACATGGCCGTGATCGGCGGCCGCGAGGCCGAGGCGGGCACCGTGGCGGTGCGTGTGCGCGGCGCCGGCCGCAAGCAGGAGGTGCTGGACCGCAGGGCGCTGGCGGACCGCATCCTCGAGCAGGTGAAGTCGCGCACCCTGCAGGTCGGCTTCGACGAGGCCGAGCCGGCGAAGTAGCCGAAGCCCGATCGCATCACGACGCGAGCCCCTCTCCCGATCGCCGGGGGAGGGGCTCGGCGCATTCCGACGGATGGCTGGCCTCACGCGGAGCCGCGGAGGCGCGGAGAACTGCGGATAATGCGGAGGCCATCCCCGAGCCGCCCCAGCCTCGCGCGGTTTGCCGCGGCTTCAGCGGCCCGACGACCTCGCCGGGCGCCGTCATCCCACGCGCGGGCGATGGCGAGGGACCGTACGCGATGCGGAGCGCGCGAGGCCGCGGATGCGCTTCGATCCCCCTGTTCCCCGTCCCCTGTGCCCTGTCCCCTGGTCGTCCCCTATCCCCCATTGCTTGTAAGCCCTTGCACCGCCTGCTATCTTCCACCGTTCCATCGTCGCAACGGCTATTGATCCGCGTCCTCCCCGCGGTAGCTGCACCCACCTTCCGTCGTACATGGCAAACAGCGCGAAGCTGAGGGACCAGGCCCGCAACCACGAGCTGCGGGGCCAGTGGCGCGAAGCCATCGACGCCTACCGCGAGCTGGTGGAGACGCCGGAGGGCGGCGACGTCGACATCGGCACGTGGAACCGCATCGGCGACCTGCACCTGCGCCTGAACGAGACGGAGCGCGCGGTGCAGGCGTACGAGCAGGCGGTGAACGCGTACGTCGACGTCGGGCTGTACAACAACGCCATCGCCCTCTGCCGCAAGATCCTGCGCCTGGTCCCCGGCCGCGCGCAGACCTACCTGCGCCTGGGGCAGATCAGCGCCGCCAAGGGCTTCTTCGCCGACGCGCGCCAGAACTTCCTCGAGTACGCCGAGCGCATGCGCAAGGCGGCGAAGGTCGACGCCAGCTTCGCCGCGCTGAAGGAGTTCGCCGACGTCTCGCCCGAGCCCGCCGACGTCCGCCGCCTCCTGGCCGACCAGCTGCTGGCGCACGGCCGCCGCGACGAGGCCGTCGAGCAGCTCCGCCTCCTCCTGGGCCTCGTCCTGGACGACGGCGACCAGGACCAGGCGGACCTGATCCGGCAGCAGATCCTTTCCGCCGACCCCGGCGCCAGCACCGAGCCGCTCACCCGCCAGCAGGCCGCGGCGAGCGACGACCTGGCGCTCGACACGGGCGACATCTCCCCCCGCGCGCCGCAGCAGCCGAAGGCGCCCTCCGAGGACCTGTCCGCGTTCACCACGGACGCGGGGATGGACTTCGGCAACGTCCAGCTCGACGTGGAGCCGCTCGCCGGGCTGGAGCACACCTCGCTCGACCCCCCCGCGAGCGCGCCGCCCGCGCGTGGCGCGAAGGGGGAGGACGAGGAAGACGTCGAGGGACCCGAGGATCTCCCGCTCATCAACTTCGACGCGGCGCCCGAGTCCGGCCGCGCCGCCGATCCGGCGCGCTTCGGCGAGGTCTCGCTCGACAACACGCCAGTGGACTTCGGCCCGGGCGAGGGCGACGAGGAAGGCGAGCCGCTCCCGCTGATCGACTTCGACACGCCGGCCCTCGCGTCCGCGGCGAAGGCGCCGACCGCCGCACCGGACCGGCTGGAAGAGCTGCGCGCGCGCGTGGCCGCCGCGCCGCACGACACCGCCGCGCGCGAGGCGCTGATCGCGTCGCTGCACGACCACGGGCTGGGGCACGAGGTGCCGAGGCTGCTGGAGGAACTGCACCGCACGCTGGCGCAGGCCGGACGCTACCGCGACGCGGTGGACCCCATCTCCGCGCTCATCCGCCTGCGCCCGGGCGACCCGGTGCTGCTGCAGAAGCGGGTGGAGTACGCCTTCCGCTCGGGCGACCACGAGGAGCAGGTGGTCGCCTACCTCGCCCTCGGCCGCCACTTCTCCGCGGGTGGGGACGTGGCCCGGGGGGAGGCGGTGTTCAAGCGGGTGCTGGAGCTCGATCCCGCGAACGAGGAGGCGCGCGAGGCGGTGGCCCAGTCCGCCGCCGCGCAGGCGCAGGCGAAGCCCGCGGTTCCGGCGGCGCCCGCGCAGCCCGCGGCCGACTACGTGGACCTGGGCCAGCTGATCCTGGGCGACGAGGGCGAGCGCGAAGCCACGACCCGCTTCGTGGTCGAGGAGCGCGAGCCGTCGGGCGACGAAGAGCGCGACTTCGCGGAGATGCTGGCGCACTTCCGCCAGAAGGTGGCGGAGAACATCGAGGTGGAAGACGCCACCAGCCACTACGACCTGGGGCTGGCGTTCAAGGAGATGGGGCTGCTGGACGAGGCCATCGCCGAGTTCCAGGTCGCCCTGCGCGGCGGGGCGAATCCCCTCGCGACGCTGGAGATCCTGGGCCAGTGCTTCGTGGAGAAGGGCCAGTATCCCGTGGCCGCGCGCGTGCTGGACCGCGCGCTGCGCCTCCCCGGCGTGTCCGACGCGGAGCTCGTCGGCGTGCTCTACCAGCTGGGGAGGAGCGAGGAGGCGCTGGGGCGGCCGCGGCAGGCGGTGGACTACTACGAGCGCGTGCTGTCGGTGGACATCCGCTTCCGCGACGCGGGACAGCGCATCGAGGCGCTGCGCGCCGCTTTGACACCCGCGTGAGGGCCGCTTAGGTTACGCGCCCGAACCGCCAAGGAACATTCGAGTTACGACGCCCCTGACGGCAGGCATGACGCTGCGCACCGCACCGATCCGGCTGTCCAACATCCACGCGCCTGTCCAGGACCGCCTCGACAAGGTGGTGGACGAGATCCGCCGCATCGTGGTCTCCGACTTCGCCCCCGTCGACGAGGTCAACCACTACCTGCTGAAGATCCGCGGCAAGCTCTTCCGCCCCGGCCTGG
Protein-coding sequences here:
- a CDS encoding tetratricopeptide repeat protein, translating into MANSAKLRDQARNHELRGQWREAIDAYRELVETPEGGDVDIGTWNRIGDLHLRLNETERAVQAYEQAVNAYVDVGLYNNAIALCRKILRLVPGRAQTYLRLGQISAAKGFFADARQNFLEYAERMRKAAKVDASFAALKEFADVSPEPADVRRLLADQLLAHGRRDEAVEQLRLLLGLVLDDGDQDQADLIRQQILSADPGASTEPLTRQQAAASDDLALDTGDISPRAPQQPKAPSEDLSAFTTDAGMDFGNVQLDVEPLAGLEHTSLDPPASAPPARGAKGEDEEDVEGPEDLPLINFDAAPESGRAADPARFGEVSLDNTPVDFGPGEGDEEGEPLPLIDFDTPALASAAKAPTAAPDRLEELRARVAAAPHDTAAREALIASLHDHGLGHEVPRLLEELHRTLAQAGRYRDAVDPISALIRLRPGDPVLLQKRVEYAFRSGDHEEQVVAYLALGRHFSAGGDVARGEAVFKRVLELDPANEEAREAVAQSAAAQAQAKPAVPAAPAQPAADYVDLGQLILGDEGEREATTRFVVEEREPSGDEERDFAEMLAHFRQKVAENIEVEDATSHYDLGLAFKEMGLLDEAIAEFQVALRGGANPLATLEILGQCFVEKGQYPVAARVLDRALRLPGVSDAELVGVLYQLGRSEEALGRPRQAVDYYERVLSVDIRFRDAGQRIEALRAALTPA
- the thrS gene encoding threonine--tRNA ligase; the protein is MSIAESADTVKVTLPDGSERELRRGATVRDVAEGIGPRLAKAALAAKVDGQVVDLMRPLDHDARVEILTEKNPEALDVLRHSAAHVLATAVRKVRPEAKIGFGPAIADGFYYDFEVDRPFTPEDLQQIEREMEAVAKDDEPFERRVVSRDEARQVFADDPLKLERLEELGPDETITIYRNGPFTDLCRGPHVPSTGRLKHFRVLNAAAAYWRGDESRQTLQRIYGTAWFTKEDLEQHLHRLEEARRRDHRVLGKQLDLFSIQDVVGPGLVFWHPKGAMVKWLLSRAVEDDNVASGYDLVYTPNITREELFHISGHLPLYGENQFPPMAAGAGEGEDVRYRVKPMNCPMHALIYKDQLRSYRDLPIRLSEVANVYRNERSGTLHGLLRVRGLCMDDAHIFCTPEQIEDEIFLCLDQVDRLVRKTFGFELDFEVSTRPEERLGSDETWDHAEAVLERALERKGIPFRVDEGGGAFYGPKIDIKFRDAIGRLWQGPTVQLDFQLPERFELEYTGADNRPHRPVMIHRAIFGTLERFTGNLIEHFAGAFPVWLAPVQVVVIPIADDQAEVARQFGAELKAMGIRAEVDDRSQTLNFRVREAELQKVPYMAVIGGREAEAGTVAVRVRGAGRKQEVLDRRALADRILEQVKSRTLQVGFDEAEPAK